The following are encoded in a window of Ruminiclostridium herbifermentans genomic DNA:
- a CDS encoding Arc family DNA binding domain-containing protein produces MPEKKSILLRLSPRMWEEISKWADDEFRSVNGQIEYILSEALRKRNSVRSKSTDMDRKNNDEIET; encoded by the coding sequence ATGCCAGAAAAAAAGTCGATATTGCTTAGGTTGAGTCCTAGAATGTGGGAGGAAATCTCAAAGTGGGCTGATGACGAATTCCGTTCTGTAAATGGCCAGATTGAGTATATACTAAGCGAAGCACTAAGAAAAAGAAATTCTGTTCGTTCTAAATCAACAGATATGGATAGAAAAAACAATGATGAAATAGAAACATGA